The sequence TCGGCCAGCGCCACCTCCGGGCCCATGCCCAGACCCAGCACGACCAGGTCGGCGTCGTAGCTGCCGGCGTCGGTGCGCACACCCCGCGCCCGGCCGGACCCGTCCACCAGGATCTCGCGGACCGCCTGGTCGGGGTGCATCTCCATGCCCATGGCACCCATGCCGGCGCAGACCCGCTCGGCCATGTCGGCGTCGAGCAGCTGCATCGGCAGCGGGTCGGCGAGCACGACGGTGACCTCGAGACCGCGCCGCTGCAGCGCCTCGGCCATCTCCAGCCCGATGTAGCCGCCGCCCAGGACCAGGGCGCGGCGCGGGCCGGCGTCCAGGGCGGCCCGGATGGCGGCGCCGTCGTCGAGCCGGTGGACGCCGAAGACGCCCGGCGCGTCCAGCCCCGGGATCGGCGGGCGGTTCGGGCGGCCTCCGGTGGCGACGAGCAGGCGGTCGTAGCCGATCCGCTCGCCGGCGTCGGTGACGACCTTCCCCGCGTCGGCGTCGATCTCGACCGCCCGCGTGCCGGTGTGCACGGTGATGTCCCGGGCGGCGAAGTCCGCCGGCGTCCGGGCGATCAGCGCGTCCCGATCCGCCACCTGCCCGCCGACCCAGTACGGGATGCCGCAGGCGGAGTAGGAGACGACGTCCCCCTGCTCCAGCACCACGATCTCCAGGTCGTCGGCGTTCCTCAGCCGGCGGGCCTGGGCCGCGGCCGACATGCCCGCCGCGTCGCCGCCGATGACGAGGAACCGGTCCTTGGCCGTGGTCACCGGTCCAGCGTGGCACCCACCGGCGCGCTGCGGAACACCGTGCCCGGGTTCAGCAGCCCGGTCGGGTCGAGCGCGGACTTGATCGAGCGGTGCACGTCGAGGGCCACCGGGCCGATCTCACGCTCCAGCCAGTCCACCTTGAGCACCCCCACCCCGTGCTCGCCGGTGATCGTGCCCCCGAGCGCGAGGCCGAGCTCGAGGATGTCGTCGAAGGCGCCGAACGCACCGGCCCGCTGGTCGTCGTCGGCCGGGTCGAAGACGACGGTGGGGTGCATGTTGCCGTCGCCGGCGTGGCCGACGACGCCGACGACCAGCCCCCGGGCCGCGGCGATGGCGTCGCAGCCGTCGAGGAACTGGGCGATCCGCGACCGCGGCACGGCGACGTCGTCGATCAGCGTGCTGCCCAGCTGTGCCAGGGCCGGCAGCGCCATGCGCCGCGCGGCCAGCAGCAGGTCGCCCTCGGCGGGGTCGTCGGTGGTGTGCACCAGGTCGGCACCGGCCTCGCGGCAGAGCTGGGCCAGGACCTCGATCTCGGCCAGGGCCGCGGCGCCGCCTGTGTCGGACTGGGCGACCAGCAGCGCGTGCGCGCTCCGGTCCAGATCGGCCTTCAGCAGGTCGTCGACGGCGCAGATGCAGGTGTTGTCCATGACCTCCAGCAGGCTGGGCACCAGCCCGGCGGTCACCACCCGCTCGACGACCTGCCCGGTCTGCGCCGTCGTCGCGAACGTCGCAGCGAGGGTGACCGGGCGCTGCGGCGCCGGGCGCAGCGCGAGGGTCGCCTCGGTGATGATCCCGAGGGTGCCCTCCGAGCCGACGAACAGGCGCGCCAGGTCGTAGCCGGCCACGCCCTTCACCGTGCGGCGGCCGGTGCGCAGCACCCGCCCGTCGGCGAGCACGACCTCCAGGCCGAGCACGTAGTCGGTGGTGACGCCGTACTTCACGCAGCACAGCCCACCGGAGTTCGTGGAGAGGTTGCCGCCGATCGTGCACCAGTCGTAGCTCGACGGGTCGGGAGGGTAGAACAGGCCTGACCCGGCGACGGCGTCGCGCAGCTGCTTGTTCACCACGCCGGGCTGGACGACGGCCAGCCGGTCGGCCGGGGACACCTCCAGGACGGCGTCCATGCGGGTCATGACGACGGTGATCCCGCCGTCGACGGCGTTGCTGGCCCCGGCGAGCCCCGACCCGGCGCCCCGCGGCACCACCGGCAGCCCGTGCCGGGCCGCGATCCGCATCACCGCGACGACGTCCTCCGTGCAGCGCGGGAACACCACGGCGGCCGGGGTGCCGGCGGAGGCCAGCATCGCCTGGTCACGCGCGTAGCCGACGGTGACGTCGGGGTCGGTGAGGACGCCGTCGGCACCCAGCGCGTCGGTCAGCTCGGCGAGCCACGTCGCCGTCGTCGTGGTCACCGTCACACCGTACGGCCTGACCCCGCCGGCGAGATCGGCGATCTCGCCCGTTCCAGCCGTTCGTACGGTGTGAGATCGGCGATCTCGCCCGTTCCAGCGGTTCAGGCGAGACCGAGGTCGGCGAGGGTGAAGGCGGCCCGGTACTCGAAGCCGGCCTGCTCCACCGCGGCGCGGCCCCCGCGGTCGACGACCACCGCGATCGCCACCACCTCGGCGCCCGCCTCCTGCAGGGCCTGGGCGGCGGTGAGCGGGCTGCCGCCGGTCGTGGAGACGTCCTCGACCACGAGGACGGCGCGCCCCTCGACGTCGGGCCCCTCGATCCGCCGTTGCAGGCCGTGGGCCTTGCCCGCCTTCCGGACCACGCAGGCGTCGAGGAACCCCTCGCCCGCCGCCGCGGCGTGCAGCATGGCGGCGGCCACCGGGTCGGCGCCGAGCGTGAGCCCGCCGACGACGTCGTAGCGGAGGTCGCCGGTGAGCTGGCGCATCACCCGGCCGACCAGCGGCGCGCCCTCGTGGTGCAGCGTCAACCGGCGCATGTCGATGTACCAGTCGGCCTCCTGTCCCGAGGAGAGCGTGACCTTCCCGTGCACCACGGCGAGGTCGACGATCAGCTGCAGCAGCCGGTCGCGGTCGGGAAGGGTCGGAGCAGCCGTCATGGACCCGACCCTAGTGAGCGCCGGTCGGGGCCACCGCGGCGTGACCACCCGGACGGCCCAGGAGGACACCGGTCCCTTCTCAGGCGGTGGGCGCGAGCACCTGGTCGATGATGTAGACGGTGGCGTTGGCGGTCTGCACGTTCGCGCAGATCACGGAGGCCTCCATCTGGTCGAGGACCGTGGCCTCGGCGCTGATGGCGAAGTCCTGCCCGGAGCCCTCGATGGTGACCTCGTCGTTGTTCAGCGTGGTGTGCGTGCCGGCCAGTTCGTCGGGGGCCAGGCGGCCCGGGATGACGTGGTGGGTCAGCACCGCGGTGAGCTGCGGGGTGTCGGCCAGGAGGGCGTCGAGCGCACCGGCCGGGAACGCCTCGAACGCCGGGTCGGCCGGCGCCAGCACGGTGATGTCGTCGATGCTGTTCAGGGTGTCGACCAGGCTCGCGGCCTGGACGGCCCGGACCAGGGCGGAGAGGGCCGGGGTGTTGCCGGCCGCGGTGACGACCGGGTCGGCGCTCATGCCCTGGAAGCTGCCCGCGCCCTCGGTCGCCACGGCCGCGCAGCCCTCGCCGAACGGCTCGTCGGAGGCGGGCATGGCCGAGCTCTCGGCGGCCGCGGAGGTGCTGCTGGTGCCGGCGGCGGCGGTGCTCTCCGCGGAGTCGTCGGAGCCGCAGGCGCTGAGCGTGATCGCCAGGGTGGAGACGGCGGTGAACAGGACGCCGCGGGTGAGGGTGCGCTTCATGGTGGTGGTCCTGTCCTGGTGCCGCGCGGGGTCGGCGCCGCGATCGGGTCGGGCGTGGTACGTCGCCGGTCCGGCCGGCGGGTCGCCGTCGGTCCCTGCCGCGACGAGCCCGGTGGCGCGGATCGCGCGCGACTGGCCGGCCGCCGGCCGGCGGGAGCGCCCGGACGGCCTGATCAGCGCTGGCCGGTGGCGAGCTGCCACTTGCGGAAGCGGTACCAGTCGTTGGACGCCTTCGCCGCGAGCAGCACGACGCCGGCCGCGGTGAGGGCGATCTGGAACCAGGTGAGCGTGGTGACGAACGGCAGCGGCCCGCTGCTCCCGGCGCTGAAGGGCGCCGTCAGCAGCGTCAGCCCGCCCAGCACCCAGAGCACGATCCGGGCCCAGTTGCGGCCCTGCCAGGCGAACCAGAGGAACAACGCCTGCAGCAACAGCATCAGGACCCCGACGGCGATGCTGATCTGGAGGGCGAGCTCGGCGAACTGCTCGACGTCCACGCCCTCCAGCCCGGGGTCGTCGAGCCCGGTCCCCTCCTGGGCGAGCGTCCAGTCGAGGAAATCCTCCCAGTTGAGCACCGTGGCGATGCCGGCCACCGCGCTGAGCACCAGCGCGGCCAGGAAGGCGCCGAGCCCGGCGCGCACCGCCAGCGGGCGCTCCACGGGCTCGGGGGCGTCGGGGCCCCACCCGTCGGGCGCGGCCGGGGCGGGCTCGTAGCCGTAGGGGTGCTGGCCGTACGGGTGCTGGCCCGGCGCTCCCTGACCGTAGGGGCCGGGGCCGTGGGGCGGCTGGCCCGGCGGCGGAGGAGGAGGCCAGCCGGGCTGCTGCTCGCCCTGCCCCTCGGGCCGGCCCTGCTGGTCGTCCTGACCCGCCGTCATCGCGCCTCCGTTCCTCGGTCGGTCATCGCCGCGATCATGGTCGACGGCGGCACAGCGGACCAGCGGGCGCGCGGAGCCACCCGGTCGGGGTGGCTCCGCGCCCACCGCTACGCCCGGGTGACCTGCAGCCCGGTGTCGGCCTCCCCGGCCACCCAGTCGACGACGACCTCGTCGCCGTCCCGGATGTCCCCGGCCAGCAGCGCCCGGGCCAGCTGGTCGCCGATGGCCGACTGCACCAGCCGGCGCAGCGGCCGGGCCCCGTACACGGGGTCGAACCCGTTCAGCGCGAGCCACTCGCGGGCGGCGTCGGTGACGGTGAGGGTCAGCCGGCGGGCCGCCAGCCGGCGGGCGAGGACGTCGACCTGGATGTCGACGATCCCGGCCAGCTCGTCGGTGCCCAGCGCCCGGAACACCACCACGTCGTCGAGCCGGTTCAGGAACTCGGGCTTGAAGTGCGACCGCACCACCTCGAGCACCGCGTCGCGCCGCCGGGCCTCGGGCACCGACTGGTCGGCGATGATCTGCGAGCCGAGGTTCGAGGTCAGGATCAGAATGGTGTTCCGGAAGTCCACCGTCCGGCCCTGGCCGTCGGTCAGCCGGCCGTCGTCGAGCACCTGCAGCAGCACGTCGAAGACGTCGGGGTGCGCCTTCTCCACCTCGTCCAGCAGGACCACGGTGTAGGGGCGGCGCCGGACGGCCTCGGTGAGCTGCCCGCCGGCCTCGTAGCCGACGTAGCCGGGAGGCGCACCCACCAGGCGGGCCACCGAGTGCTTCTCGGAGTACTCGCTCATGTCGATGCGGACCATGGCGCGCTCGTCGTCGAAGAGGAACCCCGCCAGCGCCTTGGCCAGCTCGGTCTTGCCGACGCCGGTCGGACCGAGGAACACGAACGAACCGGTGGGGCGGTCGGGGTCGGCGAC is a genomic window of Blastococcus sp. HT6-30 containing:
- the pyrE gene encoding orotate phosphoribosyltransferase, whose protein sequence is MTAAPTLPDRDRLLQLIVDLAVVHGKVTLSSGQEADWYIDMRRLTLHHEGAPLVGRVMRQLTGDLRYDVVGGLTLGADPVAAAMLHAAAAGEGFLDACVVRKAGKAHGLQRRIEGPDVEGRAVLVVEDVSTTGGSPLTAAQALQEAGAEVVAIAVVVDRGGRAAVEQAGFEYRAAFTLADLGLA
- a CDS encoding fasciclin domain-containing protein, producing the protein MKRTLTRGVLFTAVSTLAITLSACGSDDSAESTAAAGTSSTSAAAESSAMPASDEPFGEGCAAVATEGAGSFQGMSADPVVTAAGNTPALSALVRAVQAASLVDTLNSIDDITVLAPADPAFEAFPAGALDALLADTPQLTAVLTHHVIPGRLAPDELAGTHTTLNNDEVTIEGSGQDFAISAEATVLDQMEASVICANVQTANATVYIIDQVLAPTA
- a CDS encoding FAD-linked oxidase C-terminal domain-containing protein; translation: MTTTTATWLAELTDALGADGVLTDPDVTVGYARDQAMLASAGTPAAVVFPRCTEDVVAVMRIAARHGLPVVPRGAGSGLAGASNAVDGGITVVMTRMDAVLEVSPADRLAVVQPGVVNKQLRDAVAGSGLFYPPDPSSYDWCTIGGNLSTNSGGLCCVKYGVTTDYVLGLEVVLADGRVLRTGRRTVKGVAGYDLARLFVGSEGTLGIITEATLALRPAPQRPVTLAATFATTAQTGQVVERVVTAGLVPSLLEVMDNTCICAVDDLLKADLDRSAHALLVAQSDTGGAAALAEIEVLAQLCREAGADLVHTTDDPAEGDLLLAARRMALPALAQLGSTLIDDVAVPRSRIAQFLDGCDAIAAARGLVVGVVGHAGDGNMHPTVVFDPADDDQRAGAFGAFDDILELGLALGGTITGEHGVGVLKVDWLEREIGPVALDVHRSIKSALDPTGLLNPGTVFRSAPVGATLDR
- a CDS encoding FAD-dependent oxidoreductase; translated protein: MTTAKDRFLVIGGDAAGMSAAAQARRLRNADDLEIVVLEQGDVVSYSACGIPYWVGGQVADRDALIARTPADFAARDITVHTGTRAVEIDADAGKVVTDAGERIGYDRLLVATGGRPNRPPIPGLDAPGVFGVHRLDDGAAIRAALDAGPRRALVLGGGYIGLEMAEALQRRGLEVTVVLADPLPMQLLDADMAERVCAGMGAMGMEMHPDQAVREILVDGSGRARGVRTDAGSYDADLVVLGLGMGPEVALAERAGIRLGTTGAIDVDRTQRTRSHPEIYAAGDCSQTFHRVTGEVTHVALGTHANKQGRVAGSVVGGRAARFAGVLGTALTKVGELEIGRTGLCTTEADQAGFDYCTETIEATTRAGYYPGAEEIAVKLVSEAGSGRLLGAQLVGGPGSGKRIDVLAAAIWAGMTAEDLAGSDLSYAPPFSPTYDPVVVAARVVSRIEQG